From the Anabaena sphaerica FACHB-251 genome, one window contains:
- a CDS encoding sulfite exporter TauE/SafE family protein: MSILAFSLLVWLGSFSAGLVGALTGLGGGVVIVPLLTSVFGVDIRYAVGASLVSVIATSLGSASTYIKTGFANLRLGMFLEVSTTIGAIIGALLAAFVSVKFLTIILAVVLIYSAYLSQRPRPEHQEIVAPDPIAEYLQLNGTYPTDNGVMPYYINSLPAGFSIMLIAGVLSGLLGIGSGAFKVLAMDQAMRLPFKVSTTTSNFMIGVTAATSAGVYLSRGYIDPGLSMPVMLGVLPGAFLGARILIGAKTQTLRIIFSFVLVVMALKMVYNGLIGGL; this comes from the coding sequence TTGAGCATACTAGCATTTTCTTTATTAGTTTGGCTGGGATCATTTAGTGCTGGCTTGGTGGGAGCATTAACAGGTTTAGGTGGTGGAGTTGTCATAGTTCCTTTATTAACTTCAGTTTTTGGTGTTGATATTCGTTATGCCGTTGGTGCATCACTCGTTTCAGTCATTGCTACATCATTAGGTTCAGCTTCTACATACATTAAAACAGGATTTGCTAACCTTCGTTTAGGAATGTTTCTGGAGGTTTCCACTACCATTGGTGCAATTATTGGGGCTTTATTGGCTGCTTTTGTTTCCGTAAAATTCCTCACAATTATTCTGGCAGTAGTCCTGATTTATTCAGCATATTTGTCTCAACGACCAAGACCAGAACATCAGGAAATTGTTGCGCCAGATCCCATTGCTGAATATCTTCAGCTAAATGGTACTTACCCAACTGATAATGGTGTAATGCCTTATTATATAAATTCTTTACCAGCTGGATTTAGCATTATGTTAATAGCAGGAGTGCTTTCTGGTTTATTAGGTATTGGTTCGGGAGCATTCAAGGTGTTAGCAATGGATCAAGCTATGCGTCTACCTTTTAAAGTTTCCACCACTACTAGCAATTTTATGATTGGTGTGACAGCCGCAACTTCTGCTGGTGTTTATTTAAGCCGGGGATATATAGACCCAGGTTTATCTATGCCAGTTATGTTAGGGGTTTTACCAGGTGCTTTTTTGGGAGCAAGAATTTTAATCGGTGCTAAAACCCAAACTTTGAGAATTATCTTCAGCTTTGTGCTGGTAGTAATGGCGTTAAAAATGGTCTACAACGGTCTAATAGGGGGACTGTAG
- a CDS encoding DUF7219 family protein gives MNQHSNFLTEISDFLYPQSPYHGQFEPEYLVFNAHLQDFSQRVNHICGLQTSGKLSSEDAYKQIQILWKQLKMTKKQLSIR, from the coding sequence ATGAATCAACACTCTAATTTTCTTACAGAAATATCTGATTTTCTTTATCCACAAAGTCCATATCATGGACAGTTTGAACCAGAATATTTAGTGTTTAATGCTCATCTTCAAGATTTTTCTCAAAGAGTGAACCATATTTGTGGTCTACAAACTAGTGGTAAACTTTCCTCAGAGGATGCTTATAAACAAATTCAAATCCTATGGAAACAGTTAAAAATGACTAAGAAACAACTGTCAATTCGCTAG
- a CDS encoding prohibitin family protein: MKKSNTLNNAGKLTALLCLLTILLTPVVIVNAGERGVLMKFGQVQDQVLGEGIHLIIPVVNTVKKLSIRIQKQAISTEAASQDLQNVFTDVALNWHIIPEKVNRIFQQIGEEKDVIEMIINPAVEEVSKAVIAQYTAEELITKRGDVKTRLDENLTKRLDSYNLAVDDISLVHIRFSDSFREAVEAKQIAAQEAKRAEFVALKAAKEAEAKVNLAKGEVESLSLFKNILTPELLQKQAVEKWNGKLPLIMGKDSLKLWDIQQLITASEN; this comes from the coding sequence ATGAAAAAATCTAATACTTTAAACAATGCCGGGAAGCTGACAGCTTTACTATGTTTGCTCACCATCTTGCTCACGCCTGTTGTGATAGTTAATGCTGGCGAGCGTGGTGTATTAATGAAATTTGGTCAAGTTCAAGATCAGGTATTAGGAGAAGGAATACACCTCATTATCCCTGTAGTTAATACCGTTAAAAAATTAAGTATTAGAATCCAAAAACAGGCAATATCTACTGAAGCTGCGTCTCAAGACTTACAAAATGTTTTTACAGATGTTGCTCTTAATTGGCATATTATACCGGAGAAAGTAAACAGGATTTTTCAACAAATTGGTGAAGAGAAAGATGTGATTGAAATGATTATCAATCCAGCAGTTGAAGAAGTTTCAAAAGCCGTAATTGCCCAATATACTGCCGAAGAACTAATTACCAAGCGTGGAGATGTCAAGACTAGACTAGATGAAAATTTAACCAAAAGGTTAGATAGCTATAATCTTGCCGTTGATGATATTTCTCTAGTTCATATTCGCTTTTCTGATAGCTTTAGAGAAGCTGTAGAAGCAAAACAAATTGCTGCACAGGAAGCAAAACGGGCTGAGTTTGTAGCTTTAAAAGCAGCAAAAGAAGCTGAGGCTAAAGTTAATTTAGCAAAGGGAGAAGTTGAATCTCTCAGTTTATTCAAAAACATTTTGACCCCAGAATTACTGCAAAAGCAAGCTGTGGAAAAATGGAATGGTAAATTACCATTAATCATGGGTAAAGATAGTCTCAAGCTTTGGGATATTCAGCAGTTAATTACAGCCAGTGAAAATTAA
- a CDS encoding DUF262 domain-containing protein produces MNDKISVKPDIIFIEELLKDIANGEYKIPIFQREFVWQTSQMLELFDSILKGYPIGSLLFWNTQGYKTKDQIGPYIIRKNNNNNTKYILDGFQRISTLFGALINPKDFPETNENDVNDFLIYFDIKENNFSKRTRKGNIFSIPLHKVYDNRELFDFVRQLDRENLTEIEREQYIDNLRNLHDILHKYKLPYVEIKGGDIKSAVEIFSRVNSTGTEISEDFMLSALSYNQETEFLLSASIDEFLTKLSIYNFEDLKRDIILNCIASNINNVDGKIYFDVKLEELRYKSDLELCTNNAYDYIKQAIEFLYKRLFVINVRLLPYPAQLIFISDYFRLNPNPTSQELQLLENWFWITTYSNYFTIYSLSQQRNAYQVFCEFAQGKHPNGIYKINDDMEFSTPKYPSKLNFTGVRPKALQLFYLKSILGDNKPQDMEGIKEFFISSKKDRTPGNIILRLSSELDQAPEKKTLANFFIIISDNDILEKHFITKEMFALYIQDKIDDFVAQRDDYLKCKEREFVESLNIKYVD; encoded by the coding sequence ATGAACGATAAAATAAGTGTAAAACCAGATATCATATTTATTGAAGAATTATTAAAAGATATAGCTAATGGGGAATATAAAATACCCATATTTCAAAGAGAATTTGTTTGGCAAACTTCTCAAATGCTTGAATTATTTGATAGTATTTTGAAAGGCTATCCTATAGGGAGTTTATTATTTTGGAATACTCAAGGATATAAAACTAAAGATCAAATAGGTCCTTATATTATTAGAAAAAACAATAATAATAACACAAAATATATTTTAGATGGTTTTCAAAGGATATCAACATTATTTGGTGCTTTAATTAACCCTAAAGATTTTCCTGAAACGAATGAAAATGATGTCAACGATTTTTTGATTTATTTTGATATTAAAGAGAATAACTTTAGTAAAAGAACTAGAAAAGGAAATATTTTTTCCATACCCTTACACAAGGTTTATGATAATCGTGAATTATTTGATTTTGTTCGTCAGTTAGATAGAGAAAATCTTACAGAAATTGAAAGAGAACAATATATTGATAATCTTAGAAATTTACATGACATATTGCACAAGTATAAATTACCTTATGTAGAGATTAAAGGAGGTGATATAAAAAGTGCTGTGGAAATTTTCTCAAGAGTAAATTCAACAGGAACAGAAATTTCTGAAGATTTTATGCTTTCAGCACTTAGCTATAATCAAGAAACAGAATTTTTACTGAGTGCGTCAATTGATGAATTTTTAACCAAATTGAGTATTTATAATTTTGAAGATTTAAAAAGAGATATAATTTTAAACTGTATTGCTAGTAACATTAATAATGTAGATGGAAAAATTTATTTTGATGTAAAGCTAGAAGAATTAAGATATAAATCTGATTTAGAGTTATGTACAAATAATGCTTACGACTATATTAAGCAAGCAATTGAGTTCCTATATAAAAGATTATTTGTAATAAATGTACGTTTATTACCATATCCTGCTCAATTAATTTTTATATCTGACTACTTCAGACTAAATCCAAATCCTACATCTCAAGAATTGCAATTGTTAGAAAATTGGTTTTGGATAACTACCTATTCTAATTATTTTACAATATATTCTTTAAGTCAGCAGAGGAATGCTTATCAAGTTTTTTGTGAATTTGCACAAGGAAAACATCCTAATGGTATTTATAAGATAAATGATGATATGGAATTTAGTACACCTAAGTATCCAAGTAAATTGAATTTTACAGGAGTCAGGCCGAAAGCATTACAATTATTTTATTTAAAATCAATTCTCGGTGATAATAAACCTCAAGATATGGAAGGAATCAAAGAATTTTTTATTTCTTCTAAAAAGGATAGAACCCCTGGAAATATCATTTTAAGATTGTCCTCTGAATTGGATCAAGCACCTGAGAAAAAAACATTAGCTAACTTTTTTATTATTATTTCTGATAATGATATTTTAGAAAAGCATTTCATAACAAAGGAAATGTTTGCTTTATATATACAAGATAAAATAGATGATTTTGTTGCTCAAAGAGATGATTATTTAAAATGTAAAGAACGTGAATTTGTTGAAAGTTTAAATATTAAATATGTAGATTAA
- a CDS encoding APC family permease, with the protein MKTEIESHQSIHGLKPNCLSFSEVLAQSFAVIAPTTIPASNIGLIVALSGNGAWLSFVIGLVGLLLVSININQFASRSASPGSLYSYITKGLGPTAGVICGWSLVLAYLFTGMSVLCGFANFSGMFIGHLGIHPSSITLLAIGAGISWYAAYKDIQLSAVAMLWIEAATLVLIIVLCLIIWAHKGFAVDMSQLTLSGVTPGNVATGLVLVIFGFSGFESATSLGDEAKKPLRTIPRAVMGSVILAGLFFVSTTYIEVLGFSGTGVSIAQTEEPLGFLSQQAGVGFLGELVGLGALFSFFACILGSINPAARVAFLMARHGLFHASLGNAHAANRTPHVAVTMCSLLTFLIPAVMSLFHIKLFECMGYLGSICSYGFLTVYILISVAAPVYLYKIKKIRPIDVVFSVLAVAFMMLPILGSVGLPGSSLFPVPEAPYNTFPYLFLMYLLASCGWFLMQKQRSPHLVAGMQQRVEEIHASFADRNNY; encoded by the coding sequence ATGAAAACGGAAATCGAGTCACATCAAAGTATTCACGGTTTAAAGCCAAATTGCCTTTCTTTCTCGGAAGTCTTAGCTCAATCTTTTGCTGTTATTGCACCAACAACCATACCAGCATCTAATATCGGTTTGATTGTGGCACTTTCAGGAAATGGTGCTTGGCTCAGTTTTGTGATTGGTTTAGTGGGGCTATTGTTAGTTAGCATTAATATCAACCAATTTGCGAGTCGTTCCGCTTCTCCTGGTTCGCTCTATTCCTACATCACCAAAGGTTTAGGACCAACAGCAGGTGTAATTTGTGGTTGGAGTTTGGTGTTGGCTTATTTATTTACGGGAATGTCAGTTCTCTGCGGATTTGCTAATTTTAGCGGAATGTTTATTGGTCATTTGGGAATTCATCCTTCTAGCATTACACTGTTAGCTATTGGTGCAGGAATTTCCTGGTATGCAGCTTATAAAGATATTCAACTTTCAGCAGTAGCCATGCTTTGGATTGAAGCTGCAACCTTAGTGTTGATTATAGTCTTGTGTCTTATTATCTGGGCGCATAAAGGTTTTGCTGTGGATATGTCTCAGTTAACTTTGTCTGGTGTGACTCCAGGTAATGTAGCCACAGGATTGGTTTTAGTAATCTTTGGTTTTTCTGGTTTTGAAAGTGCTACTAGCTTAGGAGATGAAGCCAAAAAACCATTACGCACAATTCCCAGAGCAGTTATGGGTAGTGTTATCCTTGCAGGGTTATTTTTTGTTTCCACTACTTATATAGAAGTTCTTGGTTTTAGTGGTACTGGGGTATCTATTGCTCAAACAGAAGAACCTTTGGGTTTTCTCTCTCAACAAGCAGGAGTAGGTTTTTTGGGAGAATTAGTAGGTTTAGGAGCATTATTTAGTTTCTTTGCTTGCATTTTAGGAAGTATCAATCCTGCGGCTAGGGTAGCTTTTTTAATGGCTCGTCATGGTTTGTTTCATGCGTCTTTAGGTAACGCCCACGCAGCTAATAGAACGCCCCATGTTGCAGTAACCATGTGTTCATTGTTAACATTTCTTATCCCTGCGGTGATGTCCTTATTTCACATCAAACTGTTCGAGTGCATGGGCTATTTAGGATCTATTTGCAGTTATGGATTTTTAACTGTCTATATTCTAATTTCTGTTGCGGCTCCAGTCTATCTATACAAAATCAAAAAAATCCGTCCGATAGATGTGGTATTTTCTGTTTTAGCAGTAGCTTTCATGATGCTTCCAATTTTAGGTAGTGTAGGTCTTCCTGGCAGTAGTCTTTTCCCAGTTCCAGAAGCTCCTTACAATACCTTTCCTTACTTGTTTTTAATGTATCTCCTCGCCAGTTGTGGTTGGTTTTTGATGCAAAAACAACGTTCTCCCCATCTAGTAGCAGGAATGCAGCAACGAGTTGAAGAAATTCATGCCAGTTTCGCGGATAGAAATAACTATTAA
- a CDS encoding cadmium resistance transporter, which produces MSALLTAISTGAAAFSATNIDDLVILTLFFSQVNVKFRRWHIITGQYVGFTALVLASLPGFFGGLIFPRPWIGLFGLVPIIIGIKSLLNSEVEESEDVDTNMEVSHQSLLAKFFNLQTYSVAAITFANGTDNISIYVPIFASSNWQSLLIILGVFFLLVGVLCYVAYRLTHNQAIANLFTKYGNRFMPYILIGLGAFIFLDSNSFSLINLGNR; this is translated from the coding sequence ATGAGTGCCTTATTAACAGCAATTAGCACGGGAGCAGCCGCTTTCAGTGCTACCAACATTGATGATTTAGTCATTCTGACTTTGTTTTTCTCACAAGTAAATGTAAAGTTTCGCCGTTGGCATATTATTACTGGTCAATATGTAGGATTTACCGCTTTAGTTCTGGCTAGTTTGCCTGGTTTTTTTGGGGGCTTAATTTTCCCTCGTCCTTGGATTGGTTTATTTGGGTTAGTACCAATCATTATTGGAATTAAAAGTTTACTAAATTCAGAGGTTGAAGAATCAGAGGATGTAGACACAAATATGGAAGTCTCTCATCAATCACTCTTAGCTAAATTTTTTAATCTGCAAACGTATAGTGTGGCTGCTATTACTTTCGCTAATGGTACAGATAATATTAGTATTTATGTGCCGATATTTGCCAGCAGTAATTGGCAGAGTCTTTTGATAATTTTGGGTGTATTTTTTTTGTTGGTGGGAGTGTTGTGTTATGTGGCATATAGGTTAACTCATAACCAAGCGATCGCTAATCTTTTCACCAAATATGGAAATCGTTTTATGCCCTATATATTGATTGGATTAGGTGCTTTTATTTTCCTTGATAGTAATAGTTTCAGTCTCATCAATTTAGGTAATAGATAA
- a CDS encoding Uma2 family endonuclease, translating into MTLIQDIPIPEDVIFPPGDLYSDEPPLETDLHRLQMTLLIQCLEWLWQNRNDFYASGNITIYYSPRQLKSEHFRGPDFFVVLDTERKPRKSWVVWEEDGKYPNVIVELLSDSTAKTDKGLKKQIYQDIFRTPEYFWFDPQNLEFAGFVLLAGKYQPIEPNDQGWLWSQQLGLFLGVEENNLRFFTAEGELVPTPEEVAKQEKIRAEEEKRCSDRLAAKLRELGIDPNTI; encoded by the coding sequence ATGACTCTAATCCAAGATATTCCAATACCAGAAGATGTTATATTTCCTCCAGGAGATTTATATAGTGATGAACCACCTTTGGAAACTGACTTACACCGACTACAGATGACGCTGCTCATTCAATGTCTTGAATGGTTGTGGCAAAATAGAAATGATTTCTATGCTTCTGGTAATATTACGATTTATTACAGTCCTCGCCAACTAAAATCAGAACATTTCCGGGGTCCAGATTTTTTTGTCGTCTTGGATACTGAACGTAAACCCCGCAAAAGTTGGGTTGTTTGGGAAGAAGATGGTAAGTATCCTAATGTGATTGTAGAACTGTTATCAGATTCTACAGCCAAAACTGACAAAGGTTTAAAAAAACAAATTTACCAAGATATTTTTCGCACACCGGAATATTTTTGGTTTGATCCTCAAAATTTAGAGTTTGCTGGGTTTGTGCTTTTAGCTGGTAAGTATCAACCTATAGAACCTAATGATCAAGGTTGGTTATGGAGTCAGCAGTTAGGGTTATTTTTGGGGGTTGAGGAAAATAATTTACGGTTTTTTACTGCTGAAGGGGAATTAGTTCCCACTCCCGAAGAAGTAGCAAAACAGGAAAAAATACGTGCTGAGGAAGAAAAACGATGCAGCGATCGCTTGGCGGCGAAGCTGCGAGAATTAGGTATTGATCCAAATACGATTTAA
- the purT gene encoding formate-dependent phosphoribosylglycinamide formyltransferase — MKKSLKLPQKLMLLGSGELGKEFVIAAQRLGNYVIAVDRYANAPAMQVADCSEVISMLSAEDLEAVVSKHQPDFIIPEIEAIRTEKLQEFEQRGITVIPTAAATNYTMNRDRIRELAHKELGVRTAKYGYAVSLEELIAVSEEIGFPNVVKPVMSSSGKGQSVVNDKTEVEKAWNYAIDNSRGDSQKVIVEEFINFEIEITLLTIKQWDAETIFCPPIGHRQERGDYQESWQPAGISEDKILASQEIAKKVTDALGGAGIFGVEFFITKNEVIFSELSPRPHDTGMVTLISQNLNEFELHLRAILGLPIPHIEQLGFSASAVILASEKSDSIAFTGVADALAEKDVDIKLFGKPTAHPYRRMGVALAKGTNEKEAREKATKAASKVKLV; from the coding sequence ATGAAAAAATCACTCAAACTACCCCAAAAATTAATGTTACTCGGTTCAGGAGAACTAGGAAAAGAATTTGTCATTGCTGCACAACGCTTAGGTAATTATGTGATCGCAGTTGATCGTTATGCAAACGCTCCCGCAATGCAGGTTGCTGATTGTTCAGAAGTAATTTCTATGCTCAGTGCAGAAGATTTAGAAGCGGTAGTCAGTAAACATCAACCTGATTTTATTATTCCCGAAATTGAAGCCATTAGAACCGAAAAATTACAAGAATTTGAACAACGGGGAATTACAGTTATCCCCACAGCAGCAGCAACTAATTACACGATGAATCGTGATAGAATCAGAGAATTAGCACATAAAGAATTAGGGGTGAGAACTGCTAAATATGGTTATGCAGTTAGCTTAGAAGAATTGATTGCAGTTTCTGAAGAAATTGGTTTTCCTAATGTTGTTAAACCTGTAATGTCATCATCAGGAAAAGGCCAATCTGTAGTTAATGATAAAACAGAAGTTGAGAAAGCTTGGAATTATGCAATTGATAATTCTAGAGGTGATAGTCAAAAGGTAATTGTTGAAGAATTTATCAATTTTGAAATTGAAATTACTTTACTTACCATTAAACAATGGGATGCAGAAACTATTTTCTGTCCTCCTATTGGACACAGACAAGAAAGAGGAGATTATCAAGAATCTTGGCAACCAGCAGGTATTTCAGAAGATAAAATATTAGCATCTCAAGAAATAGCTAAAAAAGTTACTGATGCTTTGGGAGGTGCGGGAATTTTTGGCGTTGAATTTTTCATCACTAAAAATGAAGTTATTTTTTCTGAACTTTCACCCCGACCCCATGACACGGGAATGGTGACATTAATTTCTCAGAATTTGAATGAATTTGAATTACATCTACGGGCAATTTTAGGTTTACCTATTCCCCACATTGAACAGTTAGGATTTTCTGCAAGTGCAGTGATTTTAGCTTCTGAAAAATCTGATTCTATTGCTTTTACTGGTGTTGCTGATGCGTTAGCAGAAAAAGATGTAGATATTAAGTTATTTGGTAAACCAACTGCTCATCCTTATCGACGCATGGGAGTTGCTTTAGCAAAAGGTACTAACGAGAAAGAAGCAAGGGAAAAAGCCACAAAAGCAGCAAGTAAAGTTAAATTGGTTTAA
- a CDS encoding DUF1634 domain-containing protein, translated as MYKLNSGFRWTSSAQAETEVMALALMPEEQDYDVQRLEKQHFNHVSQINYHSEMASNQKLTKSANEQQLENLLSNLLKYGVLIASAVVFIGGILYLIHHGSEPAEYHIFRGTSSEFCSPIGVVKAILSGSRRGIIQLGLLILIAVPILRVIISFVTFLLQRQFMYVIITSLVLATLTYSLVSAY; from the coding sequence ATGTATAAACTAAATTCTGGGTTTCGGTGGACTTCATCAGCACAAGCAGAAACTGAAGTAATGGCACTGGCTTTAATGCCAGAAGAACAAGATTATGACGTTCAACGTTTAGAAAAACAGCACTTTAATCATGTTAGCCAGATTAATTATCACAGTGAAATGGCTAGTAATCAAAAACTAACAAAATCAGCAAATGAACAACAATTAGAAAATCTGCTCAGTAACTTGCTCAAGTATGGCGTTTTAATTGCTAGTGCTGTGGTATTTATAGGAGGAATATTATATTTAATTCATCATGGTTCTGAACCGGCTGAATATCACATATTTAGAGGTACATCATCTGAGTTTTGCTCACCCATAGGTGTAGTGAAAGCGATTTTATCAGGTAGTCGGCGTGGAATTATTCAACTAGGGCTGTTAATACTAATTGCTGTACCTATTTTGCGAGTAATTATTTCTTTTGTCACTTTTCTATTACAGCGACAATTTATGTATGTAATCATTACTTCGTTAGTGCTTGCTACTCTTACTTACAGTCTAGTTAGCGCCTACTAA
- the mnmE gene encoding tRNA uridine-5-carboxymethylaminomethyl(34) synthesis GTPase MnmE, whose translation MSELLAHTGTIAAIATAVVPQQGSVGIVRVSGVHAIAIAQSLFYAPGKQVWETHRILYGYIRQPQTKQVVDEALLLIMKAPRSFTREDVVEFHCHGGIMAVQQVLQLCLENGARLAQPGEFTLRAFLNGRLDLTQAESIADLVGAKSPQAAQTALAGLQGKLAQPIRNLRSQCLDILAEIEARIDFEEDLPPLDEQRIINEIDQVTLEITKLLATKDKGELLRTGLKVAIVGRPNVGKSSLLNAWSQSDRAIVTDLPGTTRDVVESQLVVGGIPVQVLDTAGIRETVDQVEKIGVERSRRAANNADLVLFTIDASAGWTNADQEIYEQVKHRPLILVINKIDLISIEEKQTLQSKIQNLKSKIFTAAAKNQGIDNLETAILETVQAGKVQAADMDLAINQRQAAALTKAKIDLEQVQKTIIDQLPLDFWTIDLRGAIYALGEITGEEVTESVLDRIFSRFCIGK comes from the coding sequence ATGTCGGAATTATTAGCTCATACTGGAACGATCGCTGCTATAGCTACTGCTGTTGTCCCCCAACAAGGTAGTGTGGGTATTGTGCGGGTTTCTGGTGTTCATGCAATAGCGATCGCTCAATCTCTATTTTATGCCCCTGGAAAACAAGTTTGGGAAACTCACCGCATCCTCTATGGTTACATCCGTCAACCCCAAACAAAGCAGGTTGTTGATGAAGCTTTATTGTTGATCATGAAAGCACCCCGTTCTTTTACCCGTGAAGATGTGGTGGAATTTCATTGTCATGGGGGAATTATGGCCGTACAACAAGTATTGCAACTATGTTTAGAAAATGGTGCGAGATTAGCGCAACCAGGGGAATTTACATTAAGAGCATTTTTAAATGGTAGATTAGATTTAACCCAAGCTGAAAGTATTGCAGACTTAGTTGGTGCAAAATCACCCCAAGCAGCACAAACGGCTTTAGCTGGGTTACAGGGTAAATTAGCTCAACCGATTAGAAATTTACGATCTCAATGTTTAGATATTTTAGCAGAAATTGAAGCGCGAATTGATTTTGAAGAAGATTTACCACCCTTAGATGAACAAAGAATTATTAATGAAATTGATCAAGTTACGTTAGAAATTACTAAATTATTAGCCACAAAAGATAAAGGTGAATTATTACGAACTGGGTTAAAAGTAGCAATTGTTGGCCGTCCAAATGTGGGAAAATCAAGTTTATTAAATGCTTGGAGTCAGAGCGATCGCGCTATCGTTACAGACTTACCTGGTACAACGCGTGATGTAGTAGAATCTCAGTTAGTTGTAGGAGGAATACCTGTACAAGTTTTGGATACTGCGGGTATTAGAGAAACAGTAGATCAGGTTGAGAAGATTGGTGTAGAGCGATCGCGTCGTGCTGCTAATAATGCTGATTTAGTATTATTTACTATTGACGCTTCCGCAGGTTGGACAAATGCAGATCAAGAAATTTATGAGCAAGTAAAACACCGTCCTTTGATTTTGGTAATTAATAAAATTGACTTAATTTCCATAGAAGAAAAACAAACTCTGCAATCTAAAATCCAAAATCTAAAATCTAAAATTTTCACTGCTGCTGCAAAAAATCAAGGAATTGATAATTTAGAAACAGCGATATTAGAAACAGTTCAAGCTGGAAAAGTCCAAGCTGCTGATATGGATTTAGCAATTAATCAAAGACAAGCAGCAGCATTAACAAAAGCTAAAATTGATTTAGAACAAGTGCAAAAAACCATTATTGATCAATTACCCTTAGATTTTTGGACAATTGATTTAAGAGGTGCGATTTATGCGTTAGGAGAAATTACGGGTGAGGAGGTGACGGAATCAGTTTTAGATCGGATTTTTAGTAGGTTTTGTATTGGTAAATGA
- a CDS encoding acyl-CoA dehydrogenase family protein translates to MQIFFQEESQNWIQVTSSLSQKLASSGVERDIKSGLPNIEIQRLKEIGLLSLVIPQKYGGSGATWVEALKIVQELSQADGSIGQLYGNHLNLTALAHVLGTPQQKERYDRETAKKNLFWANAINKRDKKLKITPDGSITLLMV, encoded by the coding sequence GTGCAAATATTTTTTCAAGAAGAATCTCAAAATTGGATTCAAGTCACTTCTTCTCTATCTCAGAAACTCGCGTCTAGTGGAGTAGAAAGAGATATCAAAAGTGGACTTCCAAATATAGAAATCCAACGGCTCAAAGAAATCGGGTTATTATCTTTAGTCATTCCCCAAAAATACGGTGGTTCTGGTGCTACTTGGGTAGAAGCTTTAAAAATTGTCCAAGAACTATCACAAGCAGATGGTTCCATTGGACAATTGTATGGCAATCATCTCAATTTAACAGCCTTGGCTCATGTTTTAGGAACGCCCCAACAAAAAGAAAGATATGATCGAGAAACAGCCAAAAAGAATTTATTTTGGGCAAATGCTATCAACAAACGAGATAAAAAGCTGAAAATTACTCCAGACGGGAGCATTACTTTGTTAATGGTGTAA